A region from the Syntrophorhabdaceae bacterium genome encodes:
- a CDS encoding HDIG domain-containing protein encodes MPNGKDRPPSYIDYRKLLVLFVFSLVLALVVGVKSPRVSATYELNDISSSNIKAPVDFSIPGTDMTVKKGEIIVREGERINEEHLKKLAALNALSSAGEFSVRRFFAFFVLMFLYVIVVFVYAEKNIKKFVLSLKDLVFATVFTVFSTLLMKACFMIFTYYVESLAGELFYVIPIFLFGIVFRIVLFSEAALVFSLILAVVLGFAFENSLTVFLYVFVGNILASYFSGKCENRSIILKAGLYAASITALLVIMLGLFFGHPEGHVTAQIAFILLSGVISSFLALGILPLIENVFDYTTDIKLLELANLENPLLEDMMLNAPGTYHHSIVVGNLSKAASESIGAHPLLTRVAAYYHDIGKLKMPHYYIENRPGSEDAHEGLTPNMSALIILSHVKEGVDLAHEYKIGTKITDIIRQHHGTSLVSYFYSVAKEKEDPNLHVIEEKDFRYAGPKPQTKEAGIIMLADAVEAASRTLEDPTPKRIESHVQNIIENIFLDGQLDECELTLKDLHAIQKSFIAILIGIFHHRIDYPERTTNGGTDKKLPKTSETKHKDHQKGHRRFARLFGGSK; translated from the coding sequence ATGCCTAACGGCAAGGACAGACCTCCTTCGTATATAGATTATCGGAAGCTGCTCGTCCTCTTTGTTTTTTCTCTCGTGCTTGCGCTCGTTGTCGGCGTTAAAAGCCCCCGTGTGAGCGCTACATACGAACTGAACGACATCTCCTCATCCAACATCAAAGCGCCTGTCGACTTTTCGATCCCGGGCACCGATATGACGGTGAAGAAGGGCGAGATCATTGTCCGTGAGGGCGAAAGGATCAACGAGGAGCACTTGAAGAAACTTGCCGCCTTAAACGCCTTAAGTAGCGCCGGGGAGTTTTCCGTAAGAAGGTTCTTCGCCTTTTTTGTTCTCATGTTCTTATACGTCATCGTCGTTTTTGTTTATGCAGAAAAGAATATCAAGAAATTTGTCCTTTCGCTCAAAGACCTCGTTTTTGCCACGGTCTTTACCGTGTTCAGCACTCTTCTCATGAAGGCATGTTTTATGATTTTTACCTATTACGTGGAAAGTCTCGCCGGGGAGTTGTTCTACGTGATACCCATATTTCTTTTCGGCATCGTCTTCAGGATTGTCCTTTTTTCCGAAGCGGCACTGGTCTTTTCCTTAATCCTCGCCGTGGTTCTCGGTTTCGCCTTCGAAAACAGTCTTACCGTCTTTCTCTACGTCTTCGTAGGCAATATCCTCGCCTCCTATTTCTCGGGCAAATGCGAGAATCGGAGCATCATACTCAAGGCAGGGCTTTATGCGGCTTCAATAACGGCTTTGCTTGTCATTATGCTCGGCCTCTTTTTCGGTCATCCCGAGGGGCATGTTACGGCACAAATCGCCTTTATACTCTTAAGCGGCGTGATAAGCAGTTTTCTCGCCCTGGGTATCCTTCCGCTCATCGAAAACGTCTTCGACTACACAACCGACATCAAGCTTCTGGAACTCGCTAATCTCGAGAACCCGCTTCTCGAAGATATGATGCTTAATGCGCCCGGCACTTATCATCACAGCATCGTGGTGGGCAACCTTTCCAAGGCCGCCTCGGAGAGCATCGGGGCACATCCGCTGCTCACCCGCGTGGCCGCGTACTATCACGATATCGGAAAGCTCAAGATGCCCCACTATTACATTGAGAACAGGCCGGGGAGCGAAGATGCTCATGAAGGCTTAACTCCCAACATGAGCGCGCTGATCATCCTTTCCCACGTGAAGGAAGGGGTGGATCTGGCTCACGAATATAAGATCGGAACAAAAATCACCGACATTATACGGCAACACCACGGCACAAGCCTGGTAAGCTATTTTTACAGTGTGGCCAAAGAAAAGGAGGACCCCAATCTCCATGTGATTGAAGAGAAGGATTTCCGCTATGCCGGACCAAAGCCACAGACTAAAGAGGCGGGTATCATCATGCTTGCCGACGCAGTGGAGGCCGCATCGCGCACCCTTGAGGACCCGACACCTAAGAGGATCGAAAGCCACGTTCAGAATATCATAGAGAATATATTCCTCGACGGTCAGCTCGATGAGTGCGAGTTAACCCTGAAAGACCTGCATGCCATTCAGAAGAGTTTCATAGCCATTCTCATCGGCATCTTCCATCATAGGATTGATTATCCTGAAAGGACGACCAATGGCGGTACTGATAAAAAACTCCCAAAAACTTCTGAGACTAAACATAAAGACCATCAAAAAGGTCACCGAAGATTTGCTCGCCTTTTCGGGGGTTCAAAATAA
- a CDS encoding PhoH family protein, whose product MDEKTEEGFLRLSFEDIDVARNLFGPREENIKYLKKYFNIRPSIRGTHLTLVGSKKDIEDAGKVIGELQGIIKKGFTLHHSDIDNAVRFVSHAHHPTEDIRKDQIYIGASKKIITPKTRNQRAYVEAMRKYDMVIGIGPAGTGKTYLAMAMALSAYYRKEVTRIVLTRPAIEAGEKLGYLPGTMYEKVNPYLRPLYDALYDMVDMDRAGRLLERGVIEIAPLAFMRGRTLNDAFIILDEAQNTASEQMKMFLTRLGFSSKTVITGDITQIDLADKKTSGLVEVQHVLQGIKGIRFVYFTGKDVVRHPLVQKIIKAYEDRKPTPKDGRNA is encoded by the coding sequence TTGGACGAGAAAACTGAGGAAGGATTCTTAAGACTATCCTTCGAGGATATCGACGTGGCCCGAAACCTCTTCGGGCCCCGTGAAGAAAACATAAAATACCTGAAAAAATACTTCAACATCCGGCCAAGCATTCGGGGAACTCACCTCACCCTTGTGGGGAGCAAAAAGGATATCGAGGATGCCGGCAAAGTAATAGGCGAACTCCAGGGAATTATCAAGAAGGGGTTCACATTGCATCATTCCGATATCGATAACGCGGTTCGTTTTGTATCTCATGCGCATCACCCAACAGAAGATATCCGGAAAGATCAAATATATATCGGCGCCTCAAAAAAGATCATAACGCCCAAGACCCGTAACCAGCGGGCTTACGTCGAGGCCATGAGAAAATACGATATGGTCATCGGCATCGGTCCTGCGGGCACGGGCAAGACCTATCTCGCCATGGCCATGGCCCTTTCAGCTTATTACCGTAAGGAGGTTACGAGGATAGTGCTCACGCGACCCGCCATTGAGGCAGGCGAGAAACTCGGATACCTTCCGGGAACCATGTACGAGAAGGTAAACCCTTATCTGAGACCGCTCTATGATGCACTCTACGACATGGTTGACATGGACAGGGCGGGCCGGCTTCTCGAACGGGGCGTAATCGAAATCGCACCGCTCGCGTTCATGCGGGGCAGGACCCTAAACGATGCCTTTATTATTCTCGATGAGGCTCAAAATACCGCCTCGGAGCAAATGAAAATGTTTCTGACAAGGCTTGGATTTTCTTCGAAGACCGTAATCACCGGCGACATTACCCAGATCGATCTGGCTGACAAAAAAACGAGCGGCCTCGTGGAAGTTCAGCACGTGCTTCAGGGGATCAAGGGTATCAGGTTTGTTTACTTTACGGGAAAAGATGTGGTCAGGCACCCGCTCGTCCAAAAGATAATCAAGGCTTACGAAGACCGCAAACCCACACCGAAGGACGGGAGAAATGCCTAA
- a CDS encoding ArsA family ATPase, with translation MGAFGMEKDQVKLIMVGGKGGVGKTTCAAAIALRFARDNKKVLVISSDPAPSLSDIFEKQIGDREVKVYDDLELYGLEVSSDIVLKRWKERFGAEIYEVVSCFAAVDYDFVDYIGGAPGIEEEYMLNFIMELVMSKAYDIVVWDTAPAGHTLRLLKLPQLFLSHMEAATKFYMNMYGYLEKLKDALTLAESKRTLLEIIAGWEALAEKIVAFIRDPSLVQYLIVTIPEALGVKLTQRVIGELEQNNLKVENIIINHVIEKDDCEFHRMRRLMQRQYIDSIRDDYGDKNIMLLYLAPYEIKGYEKILEVSKALFPQGSGWCSP, from the coding sequence ATGGGCGCATTCGGTATGGAAAAAGACCAGGTCAAGCTTATCATGGTCGGCGGCAAGGGGGGCGTGGGAAAGACGACCTGCGCTGCCGCCATCGCCTTACGTTTCGCGCGGGACAACAAGAAGGTCCTCGTGATTTCAAGTGATCCGGCACCCTCGCTCTCGGATATTTTTGAAAAACAGATCGGCGACAGAGAGGTCAAGGTATATGATGACCTCGAATTGTACGGTCTCGAAGTATCATCAGACATCGTTCTCAAGCGATGGAAGGAGCGTTTCGGAGCCGAGATCTATGAAGTGGTCTCCTGCTTTGCTGCTGTCGATTATGATTTTGTGGATTATATCGGAGGCGCGCCGGGTATCGAGGAGGAGTACATGCTCAATTTTATTATGGAGCTTGTCATGAGCAAGGCCTACGACATCGTGGTTTGGGACACGGCCCCGGCAGGCCACACGTTAAGATTGCTTAAATTGCCCCAACTCTTTCTCTCCCATATGGAGGCAGCCACCAAGTTCTACATGAACATGTACGGCTATCTGGAAAAATTGAAAGACGCGCTTACGCTCGCGGAATCGAAAAGGACCCTCTTAGAGATCATCGCAGGCTGGGAAGCCCTTGCCGAGAAGATCGTCGCCTTTATCAGGGACCCTTCTCTTGTCCAGTATCTCATCGTGACGATCCCCGAGGCGTTAGGCGTGAAACTCACCCAAAGGGTGATTGGTGAACTGGAGCAGAACAATCTAAAGGTTGAAAACATCATCATCAACCACGTAATAGAGAAGGATGACTGTGAATTCCATAGAATGCGTCGCTTAATGCAAAGGCAGTATATCGACTCCATCAGGGACGACTACGGGGACAAGAATATCATGCTCCTTTACCTTGCGCCCTATGAAATAAAAGGCTACGAAAAGATCCTCGAGGTTTCAAAGGCGCTCTTTCCTCAAGGAAGTGGGTGGTGTTCCCCATGA